The genomic region AGAAATCCTGTTGCTATTTTATCCTGAGATTTATCTGCATCGCTGCTAATCGCTGCATTAAGGTTGGTCCATGATTTTTTAAGGCCATCTATTTTCGCTTCACTTACTGAGCATTGTTTTGTGACATCACCAACTCCGAAAGGCGAATTCGATATGTCATTATTGGTCGGCTTGTCTTTTGACTGGCTACTGGAAATTGAGACATCCATTTGTTGCCGGACTTCCTCGAAAATCAGACTTATAACAAGAAGAGAAACACCTCTTTTACTGTTAACGGTGTAGCTGTAATCAGCCAGGTCATAACTTTCATAGGTGTCTTTGGGCGTATCAATGTCGTAGGTGGCCGCTGTACTAAGCATGTTTTTGATAGTGGTCAGCGTGGTGGACTGGCTGGTAAATGTCAGATCAAAGATATTGGGTAACGACCCCGTTAAGCCAGTCAGCCCAGAAATAACAATGTCACACACCACACGGCCCGGACGGGCTACCTTATTAATTGACTGATATTTGCCATTCTCAATCGGCGCTGTGACAATGCTTGCTCCGGCGCTTGGCTGAATAGACGCCATACCACTAAATTCCAGCGCAACCGTTGATGCGCCGTGATTTCTTATGGTGTACGAAGGGTGAAGAACGCTGTCAATTATAGATAGCGGTGAACCACCGCCGATGGCGTTAAATATATCCGCCGTGTTGAGGTCGATAATGCTCATGCTTTCTCCAGGCGAAAAAAAACCCGCCAAAGCGGGCTTGGTATGTTGCTGTGTTGTGATTATCCCAACGCAGGCGCTATCTTCGAGTGAGAATCTTTCTCAGCCTTCTTTCGCATCGTGCCTGTGCGAGCCAGTAGCGCTCTATTGGGCGGTTAACGTAATGGATTGTTGTGTCGTCCCGGTCAATCTTCGTCACAGGGCGCGTTTCTATTCCGGCGCGATGGAACATGCGCTGCGCCATAAAATGAGCAAGGCGCTTTATCGCGGTGTTCCGGCTAAAGCACCGGAACGTTTTTCCATGATGCGATACCACGTAGACCGGGGCGCTAACTCGCTGTAATGCCTGCATCAGAAAATCCTTTTCAAATCGATATCATTAACGGCCTTCCATGCCTCAGCAGGCCACGACTTCACTGTGCCATAAGTCTCGTCCGGCACATCTTTGGGAGATTTGCCGTTAGCTGCACACCACTTTTTCATCGGCCAGTGATTAAAGGACTCTCCAGTGGCACGTTGCACCGCTTTGATGGTTGCATGTTTTTTACACTCACCGAGCTTCTCAGCTAATGCATTAGCTCGTCGCTTTTCGACTGAAGCAGTTGCCATTGCCGTAGCTTCACGCTTCTCTCCAATCCATGCCTTGGTTTCGATCGCGTAATCACGCTGCTCCGTGATAATTCGGTTTTCTTTCACCTTAACCAGCAAATCTTCAAGAGCCTGTTCATAGGTAAGGGGAATACCAACATTCTGCCGGGGGTGAAAATATGCTGTCTCCATTTGCTCAAAGAAATTCCAAGCCTCATCGGTATCAACAATTTTCGACATGCGGGCCGCGCCCTTTTCACTCCAAAGGGTGAGGCTGCGTGCTTTGTTCGAGATTTGTGCGTCAGGATTGCTGACTCTCAAATCCGCCAGATCTTCGCCTGTGACCGTAAAGATATGTACGCCCTCAAGAAAACGCTCACGATGCGCATCAAGGTTGGTGCGGATATTGGTTTCTTTTGTACCGTACCCTTTTGCCAGGGTTCCAGTGGTCACAACTCGGATGCCAGCCCACTCAATAACTGGCAGCATATCAGGATCGACAAGTGAGATCGGGTTTGCTACATTAAAGCCAGTTGATGAAGATTGTTGCATGTAAGACTCCAATTAGTAGTTGATGTGACCGCCAGCTCCACACTGGCGGTTTTTCTTTTTGCGCCGTCCCATACGCCAATCAATGAATCCTCTCCTTCCCATTCAGTAGCGCCAACATTTTCTCAGCAGAACGAACAACGAAATTCATCCGATCCAAATCCTGCGATTCACGCACAAGAGCGGTGCGGTTTTTATCAATCATGAAACGGGTTCCTTTTGCCATGTCGTAAAGTGTTGAGGCAAATTTAGAGCCAATGTCTTCCATTGCAGGGTATAACGCTTCGCTCATGCGCTGACTTTTTTCCATCCACACCTGCATGTAGCAGAGGTATATGATTTCCTCGTCGCTGAACTGTTTGGCGATTGGTGAATTAGCAACCTCCCGATCCAGAATATCAAGCACCCAGCGACGGAACTCTTTGGCGACCTCCGTGGTGGCAAACATAGCGATCAGGTGGCAACCTCGAAGTGAATAAACTCTGACCGATTTATTGCGTAAGCTATTGTTTATCCCGTTCACCCTCATATTGAGGGTCATTGTCATCGCATCGGTAAACTCGTCAGCGTTACGGGCATAAATCTGGCTGATGGCGTCAGTTTTTTTATACTTCAGTACCTTCGCTAGCTCTGTAGAGGTAATCCAAACCCGCCCTTTTTCTAGAACGGGAGTAAATGTGAAGTTCTGGAATGTGAGATCTGATTTAGCTACAATGTTCATGTTCGTTTCCTTAGACGGTTCGGACAAGCTGAGGCCCTGACTATCGCAAGTAGTTGGGGCCTTACCATTTCTGCTACGCACTCTTCTGCTTCCCAAGAATACGATTCCTGCGCTCAACCAAAATCTTCGCCACTTCGCTGTTAAACGAACGACCAGATAACTTAGCCTGCTCCTTGTACCAATCCCCCACTTCTGGATCTAAACGCAACGGGTAAGGATTAACCTGCTTGACTACTGACATTCACACCTCCATGATACATAATGATACAACAGTAAAACCGTATGAAATGATTTTATGTATCATAACGTATCGTTGTCAAGAAATTAAAAAGCTATACGATGTATCTTTTTCTATCTTCGTGAGTCATTTTTATGAAAAAGGAATATTCTCCTTACCCTTTCAGAATGCCAGCTGAAATGCGTGAAGAAGTTGAGGCAAAGGCCAATGAGGCGGGAAGAAGCCTTCAGCAGGAGATGCTTAGACGAATCGACTTATCATTAAATCTTGAGCGCCTTTTTGGGTCGAGGAACCCTAGCATTGATGCTATGTATGCGTTTGTGGCGGATAATTGGAAAAACTATCATTCGGCAGAAGCGAAAATCTTTGAACTTGAAGCTGAGATAAATAAGTTAAAAGATCACAACCGCATCCTTACTCAGTCAACTAAAATCAGTGATGACCTACGCTTTGCTAATCTTCGTAGGAATTTGGATGTGGCATTGCAGGCACTGAATAAAGCTCAGGCTGATTTACCACCACTCCCACAACCAATCGCCACACCCAACAAAAAGCCCAGCTGACTAGGTTCTTGTTAACTTTCATCAAGAGTAGCAAGCAAGGACGTGCGCAACTCTTCTTGTGTCATCTTTAACTCGCCGCTTTCTGCTTGTCGGCGAAGGTCATCGACAACCATTTTTGTGAATTCTGTAGGGGTAATCTCGTGTGAGATTTTGACTTTAAATCCCAAAAGAAGGCGCAGACCAGAATGAAACATAGTTAAAACATTACGAATCGAGGGATTGTATATGGTGGATAAGGTCATTTTTTCTTTTCCCGCTTCAGAATTGAAAGAGATTGAGGATGCTTTTTCTACGTGGTCTGTTGATTACGAGCGCCATGGTCCAGTGCTGGCTTACGACTCTACGGACTATATCTTGCAGCTTATCGTCGATGTAGCCACATCACCGTACTCAACAAACTGCCTGGTTGGGGCGCTTGCCTACTACTTCGGTAGAAATAAAAGCAAGGTGATCAAAGTCAAGAAGTCAGACGGATTCGAGTTCCTATCTCAAGGGCACAGCTTTAAGGAAAGTCATGAACTGCTGAAAACAGCACTGTCCATGGAGTTGGATGACAAAAAGCCCACCTGAGTCAGCTAATTCAAACAGAGGATGAAATGATAAAAAAAACCATAGCCCTTTCACTTCTTGTTTCCATCAATGCATTCGCCTATGAGCTGCCAGTTGACGGGAAAGGTGGTTACATTGATGAGTGCAATAACTACGCAAACAAGAAATCGGATATTTTCATAAAAGAACACAACATAAAATTCAAACCCTATTCGTTACATGTCGGAGAAAAAATTACTGAAGATAAGGATTGGAATGAAACCAGTTTCAAAACCTCCTTGTCGGCTGTTTGCGCTATGGGCCACTTTTATGCCAAAGGGAATAAAGGTGAGGCTGACTCGGTAAAATGGACTTTGCAAAGCAATTCCTATGACACTATGTACCAATCGGTAGCTGGTGACGTTCGGGGTGAAGACTTGGTTTTGTTAATTAAGAATGCCGTTATCTTTGGACGTGACGTGAAATAATTCACCTGTACTAGCTCAGACCTGATCTGACAGTTACCGGTTATTTATACAGGTGTCTGTCAGATTACATCTGGTTCAGATTTTTTTCTGCCCAGACTCGTTTACCATCAAGTAACGTGGCCATTGGCGTACGCCCGCAGCACATTTTTCCCTGATGAGTTCGCTCATTATTGTAATGCCACAACCAGTTGTCCAGATCCGTTTGCAGGCTCTCCAGGTCTTCGTATAACTTCTTACGGAACGTAACCTGATAAAAATCCTGCAAAATAGTTTTATGGAAGCGCTCGCAGATGCCGTTCGTCTGCGGAGACATCGCCTTCGTTTTTGTATGGTCGATATCGTTGATGGCCAGATACAGCTGGTAATCATGCTGCTCCACCTTACCACAGTACTCCGTTCCCCTGTCGGTCAGGATCCTCAGCATCGGCAGTCCCTGAGCCTCGTAGAACGGCAGTACGCGATCATTGAGCAGGTCTGCGGCGGTGATCGGCGTTTTACTCGTATACAGCTTGCAGTGTGCCACTTTCGAGTACGTATCCACGAACGTCTGCTGGTAGATACGACCCACACCTTTCAGATTGCCCACGTAGAAGGTGTCCTGCGACCCGAGATAACCCGGGTGAGCAGTTTCGATTTCTCCGCTGGCCTCGTCATCGTGGGCCTTCTTCTCCAGCGCTGCGATTTGAGCGTCGGTAAGCACGATGCCTTCTCTGGCGACCTTTTCCTCAAGTGCCTTCAGGCGTTTACGGAAGTTCTCCAGGTCGTGCCGTTGCCAGATGGAGCGCACGCCGCTACCGGAGATAAACACGCCTTTTTTACGCAGCTCATTACTGGTCCGGTGTTGCCCGTGGGCCGGGAACTCAACGGCATATTCAACAACAGCGCGTTCAGTGGCTTCGTCGGCGCGGTTCTTCAGGTTGGGGACGCGGCGGTTCTGGTTAATCAGCGCATCGATGCCGCCTTCAGCAGCCAGTTCCTGATAACGGTAAAACGTGTCGCGTGACACGCCCATGATCTTGCAGGCTTTTGATACGTTACCGAGTTCTTCGGCGAGATTGAGCAGGCCGGCTTTGTGTTTGATGATGGGATTGTTAGTATGAATCATGAGAGTTACCTCGCGTTTTGTTTAAGGATTAGACACCCATATCAAAACCGGTAACTCTCAACCTTTCAAGGTCCAGTGTCAGATCAAGTCGCGACTAATACAATTCACCCATTCCCAGAAACAAAAGACCCGCCCATGCTACTACGGCGCTGCTGCTCTGCAATAGACTTCGTTATGGCATCGACGCTTTGAGGATTGGTGTTTACCTGCACGGTGCCGATGTGGGTAGTGCTGGTCTGGCTGTTGTCAGTGGTTTGCGCTCCGGCTGGCATTTGCCCAAGAGCCGAAATTCTGGACAGGTCTGCACCGTAGTTCTCGGATACTCGCCCAACGTATTCCTTTGTTTCTTTATTTAAATCCTGCGGACGTGCCCCTGAGTTTATCCATTTATCTAACGAACCAAACCCAACATTATAAGCTTTGAGAGCCAGGTCAACATTCCCATGATATCGATTAATGAGCATGTTGAGGTATTTCCTCGCCGCCTCGCGGGACTTAACTGGGTCGCGCCGTTCATCGACCTCAGAATCAACACGCAGGCCCATTTCACGCGCAGTATCAGGCATGAACTGGTAGCGACCTGTAGCACCTCTCGGAGATACAGCATTAATATCTCCACGGCCAGCGCTCTCAGCCTTAGCAACAGCATCAAGCAATCGGTCCATTGAAAAACTACCAACATTCAACGATTGACCATGTTGTACAGGCCCATTATCTTCTCCGCGTTTGTCTTTCAGTTGTTGCTCGTAGTTGTACCAGCCGCCAGCCTTGATTCTTCCCATCAGGGATTCCCAGAATGAAGATGTTCCATCATGCTGAGTAACGGTATCGCTCAACTCACTGGCCTGCCTGGCTGCAAAGACGCCCGCTGCAAGGGTCGGGTTCTTTAAAGCCAAAAGGAGGTTTAATGCATTACCCTTCCCTCCAACAGCTTCAGAAAATTTTTTAGCCCATTCTGAACCATCTTTAAAGAAGCCAATGATGTTAGATTTGTTTTGGTCGATCCAGCTGCTGAAATCTTTCATTCCTTTCGTTATATCTGGCCCAAACGCCAAAACCAGACTACTTCCGACGCCACTTATAGCTACATCAAGATCTTGCATGATTGTTTTAACTTCCCGCGCCTGCTTAATGGCTTCGTCGCTGGAGCTGGATTTCTTTTGAAACTGAGCCTGATTTTTATCAAGGCTGCCATCCAGAATTGAGGGTAGTAGAGAAGCATCAATGCCTACACGTTGCATCCAAATTTGCGCCTGCTCCTTTGGCAATTTGCGCAAAGCTTCCTCTGTACGACGAAACATTTCATCTGCGTCTTTAGCGCCGAGAATGTCAACCCCTGTCTGGGTGCCAAGTTGCAGGGTGGCTACAGTGCTCTCATCAGGCGCACCAATACCGGATGTTGACCAGTTTTTGGCATTCTTCATTTTCGTTAATGCAGACGTAATAGCCTCAGATGAACTGCCTACAGATTCAGCTGCATTTTTGTAGCCATCAACAACCTTGGGATCAAGTCCAAGATTGCTGGAGGCATTACCCAAATCAACGAGACTGTTTGTTGCGGAGGTAAAAAGTCGGCGCGTTCCCTCAATAGACAGTGCCAGGCCTAAAAACTTAGCCGCGCCAGCCTGCACACCGCTAAATGCCTCTTTGCCATGCTTTCCAAATGCCTTCGCGCCTTTAGCCATACCAAAGAAACCACTGCTTAACAGGCCGAAGGGGCGCTTTGTATCCTCGGATGTCCGCTTGAGTTGTTTGCCTACTTTATCAACGGCAGTCCCTGCTTTCTTAGTGCTGTCAGCAGTGACATCCATCGAATCAGTGACATTCTTACCCAGGTCTTTTGCGCCCTCTTCGACCTTCTTTTTGCCTGACATAAACTCGTCGGCACGGACGGTGACTTTGTAGGCAAGCTCTTCAATGATCATCGGTTCTTACTCAGGTGCAGCCGCCAGGCTGTTTCGTTGTGCGCCTTAACCGCTATTACTTCCAGCAGGTTATACATATCCCTCACAGAGAGTTCGCTTTGCAACTGAGAATACGTGGCCTGGCCGGAACATATGACCGCATAAATGTTCTTTGGCACATTAACTGACTCGGTTAACT from Erwinia tracheiphila harbors:
- a CDS encoding Arc family DNA-binding protein, yielding MKKEYSPYPFRMPAEMREEVEAKANEAGRSLQQEMLRRIDLSLNLERLFGSRNPSIDAMYAFVADNWKNYHSAEAKIFELEAEINKLKDHNRILTQSTKISDDLRFANLRRNLDVALQALNKAQADLPPLPQPIATPNKKPS
- a CDS encoding BRO family protein, whose translation is MNIVAKSDLTFQNFTFTPVLEKGRVWITSTELAKVLKYKKTDAISQIYARNADEFTDAMTMTLNMRVNGINNSLRNKSVRVYSLRGCHLIAMFATTEVAKEFRRWVLDILDREVANSPIAKQFSDEEIIYLCYMQVWMEKSQRMSEALYPAMEDIGSKFASTLYDMAKGTRFMIDKNRTALVRESQDLDRMNFVVRSAEKMLALLNGKERIH
- a CDS encoding lytic transglycosylase domain-containing protein, coding for MIIEELAYKVTVRADEFMSGKKKVEEGAKDLGKNVTDSMDVTADSTKKAGTAVDKVGKQLKRTSEDTKRPFGLLSSGFFGMAKGAKAFGKHGKEAFSGVQAGAAKFLGLALSIEGTRRLFTSATNSLVDLGNASSNLGLDPKVVDGYKNAAESVGSSSEAITSALTKMKNAKNWSTSGIGAPDESTVATLQLGTQTGVDILGAKDADEMFRRTEEALRKLPKEQAQIWMQRVGIDASLLPSILDGSLDKNQAQFQKKSSSSDEAIKQAREVKTIMQDLDVAISGVGSSLVLAFGPDITKGMKDFSSWIDQNKSNIIGFFKDGSEWAKKFSEAVGGKGNALNLLLALKNPTLAAGVFAARQASELSDTVTQHDGTSSFWESLMGRIKAGGWYNYEQQLKDKRGEDNGPVQHGQSLNVGSFSMDRLLDAVAKAESAGRGDINAVSPRGATGRYQFMPDTAREMGLRVDSEVDERRDPVKSREAARKYLNMLINRYHGNVDLALKAYNVGFGSLDKWINSGARPQDLNKETKEYVGRVSENYGADLSRISALGQMPAGAQTTDNSQTSTTHIGTVQVNTNPQSVDAITKSIAEQQRRSSMGGSFVSGNG
- a CDS encoding IS481 family transposase, encoding MIHTNNPIIKHKAGLLNLAEELGNVSKACKIMGVSRDTFYRYQELAAEGGIDALINQNRRVPNLKNRADEATERAVVEYAVEFPAHGQHRTSNELRKKGVFISGSGVRSIWQRHDLENFRKRLKALEEKVAREGIVLTDAQIAALEKKAHDDEASGEIETAHPGYLGSQDTFYVGNLKGVGRIYQQTFVDTYSKVAHCKLYTSKTPITAADLLNDRVLPFYEAQGLPMLRILTDRGTEYCGKVEQHDYQLYLAINDIDHTKTKAMSPQTNGICERFHKTILQDFYQVTFRKKLYEDLESLQTDLDNWLWHYNNERTHQGKMCCGRTPMATLLDGKRVWAEKNLNQM
- a CDS encoding Arc family DNA-binding protein, yielding MSVVKQVNPYPLRLDPEVGDWYKEQAKLSGRSFNSEVAKILVERRNRILGKQKSA
- a CDS encoding ORF6N domain-containing protein codes for the protein MQQSSSTGFNVANPISLVDPDMLPVIEWAGIRVVTTGTLAKGYGTKETNIRTNLDAHRERFLEGVHIFTVTGEDLADLRVSNPDAQISNKARSLTLWSEKGAARMSKIVDTDEAWNFFEQMETAYFHPRQNVGIPLTYEQALEDLLVKVKENRIITEQRDYAIETKAWIGEKREATAMATASVEKRRANALAEKLGECKKHATIKAVQRATGESFNHWPMKKWCAANGKSPKDVPDETYGTVKSWPAEAWKAVNDIDLKRIF